The Desulfobotulus mexicanus genome includes the window AATGTCATAGAGTACATTTTTAAAGCCACAGATCTTCAGCCTGAATATGTGGCTGAGACGATAGGTAGTGTAAGCCTGAAAGGAAAGGAGCTTGCTATGACTACAGCGGAAAGACTTATAAATGAGGGCCGTAATGAAGGTGTATATAGCGAGAAGTACCAGACCATTATGCGCTTCTCAGAACTGAATATCAAACCTGAAGATATTGCCCATGGTGTTGGACTTACACCAGAGAAGGTGCGGGCTGTTATTGCCGCAGGGGACAAGGGGCTGGATCTTCTCATAGGAGAGGATACTACCAAACATTAAGCCCTTCTGATTTTGATTTTTACCCATCCATGACCGGACGCAGCCTTCACATGGGTTGTGCCCGGTTGTTGTCTTGTGGGGTATTCTGTGGCTCTTGTGCCTGGCCTTGTATCCAACAGTTCTTCCGTATCACCCCCCCCGATTGATGTTGAGGAAGGCTGCCTGCGCCGCCATGTGGGGCTTCTGGATCAGGATGTGCATCTTTTTCCCATGACGCTGGGAGAAAATATCCGGCTTGCCAGCCCCCTTGCCGGGGATGATCTTTTGATGGACCTGCTGGATGAGGTGGCCCTTGGCGACTGGGCAAGGGAGCTTCCCGAAGGGCTGAATACGCCCATCGGGGATTACGGGACAGGGGTTTCCTGGGGCCAGGCCCGGAGACTGGCCCTGGCCCGGCTCCTTCTCATGGAAACGCCGGTTCTTATTCTGGATGAACCCTTTGAAGGTCTGGATGCGGACACGGCGGATGCCCTGCTTACCATGCTGCGCAGAAGGCAGCAGGAGGGGATTCTCATTGTGATCAGTCACCAGCATCTGAAGGGGAGCTTCACCCATTATCTTCGTCTGTCTGCCTCATGAAATAATTTCTGTTTCCATGGTGATCTGTAATTGGATTCAGTAGCTTGTTTTTTATACCCGAAAGCGTACCACAAGATGACTCAGTTCCGATCCGAGACGGGCAAGTTCGCTGGAGCTGTTCATAACTTCGTCGCCTTCTTTTTTCAGGTTGACGGTTTTTTCATTTACGCCTGAAATATCCCTTGAAATATCAGAAGAAACTGTGGAAAGCTGGCTTACATTGGAATTGACTTCCTGTGCCCCTGCAGAGGCCTGGGAGATGTTACCTGCAATTTCTCTTGTGGCAACGCTCTGTTCTTCCACAGCAGTGGCAATGGTGGTGTTTATTTCGGATATTTCGCCTATTACACTTACAACTTCTGATATGGTATTTATGGTTTCTCTGCTAAGGGCCTGAACCCCTTCTATGCTGGTGCGGATTTCCTGGGTAGCATGACTGGTCTGTCGTGAAAGCTCTTTTATTTCTCCGGCCACAACGGTAAAGCCTTTTCCTGCTTCACCTGCACGGGCGGCTTCAATGGTGGCATTGAGGGCAAGAAGGTTAGTCTGCTCAGATATTTCCGTTATGGTTTCCGTAACCGTGGAAATCTGACGGGCGGCCTGTTCAAGGGCCTGCATGCGCTCTGAAGCTGCCTGGCCTGTATTGACGGCTTTTTCTGAAATTTTTCTTGCCTTTTCAGTATGCCCGGCTATTTCCGTTATGGTTGAGGTCATCTGTTCTGTGGCTGTGGCTACCATATTGATACTGGTGCTGGCTTCTTCCATGGCCGATGCCACGGCATGGATGCTTGTACTCATTTCATGGCTGGCTGCGGCAACACGGCCTGCATTTATTGCGGTGCCTTCGGTCTCTCTGGCCATGTTTACTGCAATACTGTTAAGGCCGGAGGAGGATTTTTCAAGGCTGAGGGCATTCTTCTGAATCTGTCCTACCATAGCCTGCAGTTTTTCCATGAAGGTATTGAAACTGCGGCTTAGCAGTGCAATCTCATCATTTCCTTTCACAAACAGGCGCTTGGTAAGATCTCCTTCACCTTCGGATATATCTTTAAGATTATCAGCTACTCTGCGGATGGGGCGGGTGATGGAGCCTGAAAAAAGTATAACAGCAAAGGCTGCAATGGCAATGACTGCAAGACCTGTGGCAACAATATAGTAAAGAAGGCTTTTTACTGGGGCCAGAACCTGATTCATGGGTATTCCCACGGCAAAGGACCATGGTGTTGTGGATCTGCCTATGGAAAAGGGATGTGCCAGTACATAAATATCCGTACCCATTTGCTCTGCATATACGGTAAATGTGTATTGTCTGCCGTTTTTTACCGCATCGGCAAAATCATTGACCTTGTCTCCTGTCATGTCCCTTTCGCTTTCACGCATCTGTCTGCCGAGTCTGGAAGAATCAAAGTGAGCGGCTACTGTCCCGCCGTTGGCAAATATGGCGGCGACACCTGTGCCGTAGGGCCGGATTTTTTCTACCTGGGACTGAAGATGGTTGATGGACATGTCTATGCCGACCACACCCACCACGGCTCCCTTGCTTTTAATGGGTACGGCAAAGCTTGTGATCCAGGTTTCTGCACCGCCGATATTATAAGAGTAGGGGTCTATAATGGATTCATTACCTGTTTTAAGGGGAATCTGGTAGTAGTCTCCGTCACCGGCGCTGTTGTATCCCACTAGGGCTTCTACGGCGATCCTTCCGCTGCCACGGTTCCAGAAGGGTATGAATCTTCCGCTGGCATCCGTACCTTCTTTGTTGCGGTGCAGATTATCAAGGCCATCCAGTGCATCCGGCTCCCATACGGACCAGGCTCCTATAAATCCTGGGTTGGCTTCCAATACTCTTCTGAGGATGCTGTTAAAATGGGCTCGTCTTTCTTCTGCCCTCAGGTTTTCAAATCCTTCCATGATCTGGGCCATGGTGCGGGCTGCAAGCATGCCTTCTTCAAACTGAGCCCTTATGTCTTTGGCATATCCGTCGGCAAGAACCTCCGCATATTCCACTGCCGAGGCAGTCTGCATGGTCCCAGCCCTTATATAAATTACCGTTGCCATGCAAACAACGCCTGCCGTAATGATTGCGAGAACTGAGCCTATAAGTTTCTGTCCAATGGTCATTTTTTGAAGATTTATCATGTTTAGGACATCCTTTTCTGCTGGTTTTGGCAGAAATCCATATAAAACAATATTTTATTCTGCTTTGTCTGATGGTGTGACAGGGAGAGTGAAGAACGTAAGGATATACTCTGATCGTCCTTTTTTAAGAGGACATAAGAAAAACTTTGGCCAGTTTGTTTACAATTTTCTTATGTTTGATTGTTGATCATTTGGAGTATAAAAATTTGGCAAGAAAAACAGGTGCTAGTATGATTTAAAACAGAATAACCCAGCAAAAAGGCTTAAGTCCACCTTTTTCTCGGAGATTTTGAAAAAATGTCATAATTGGATTTAAGCTCAAGGCGGGATTAAACTGTCTTGGTTAATAATGGAAAGATGCCCCGGCGTATGTTCGTGGCATCTTCCATTCGGATAATTTGAATGATCTTATGACCTGTGATCAGGTGCCCTGGCAAATGCCGCTGTTATGATACATCCGAGGCAGGCAAATCCTGCAACCAGAAGGGCCTTTTCAAATCCTATGGCAAT containing:
- a CDS encoding ATP-binding cassette domain-containing protein codes for the protein MALVPGLVSNSSSVSPPPIDVEEGCLRRHVGLLDQDVHLFPMTLGENIRLASPLAGDDLLMDLLDEVALGDWARELPEGLNTPIGDYGTGVSWGQARRLALARLLLMETPVLILDEPFEGLDADTADALLTMLRRRQQEGILIVISHQHLKGSFTHYLRLSAS
- a CDS encoding methyl-accepting chemotaxis protein, which codes for MINLQKMTIGQKLIGSVLAIITAGVVCMATVIYIRAGTMQTASAVEYAEVLADGYAKDIRAQFEEGMLAARTMAQIMEGFENLRAEERRAHFNSILRRVLEANPGFIGAWSVWEPDALDGLDNLHRNKEGTDASGRFIPFWNRGSGRIAVEALVGYNSAGDGDYYQIPLKTGNESIIDPYSYNIGGAETWITSFAVPIKSKGAVVGVVGIDMSINHLQSQVEKIRPYGTGVAAIFANGGTVAAHFDSSRLGRQMRESERDMTGDKVNDFADAVKNGRQYTFTVYAEQMGTDIYVLAHPFSIGRSTTPWSFAVGIPMNQVLAPVKSLLYYIVATGLAVIAIAAFAVILFSGSITRPIRRVADNLKDISEGEGDLTKRLFVKGNDEIALLSRSFNTFMEKLQAMVGQIQKNALSLEKSSSGLNSIAVNMARETEGTAINAGRVAAASHEMSTSIHAVASAMEEASTSINMVATATEQMTSTITEIAGHTEKARKISEKAVNTGQAASERMQALEQAARQISTVTETITEISEQTNLLALNATIEAARAGEAGKGFTVVAGEIKELSRQTSHATQEIRTSIEGVQALSRETINTISEVVSVIGEISEINTTIATAVEEQSVATREIAGNISQASAGAQEVNSNVSQLSTVSSDISRDISGVNEKTVNLKKEGDEVMNSSSELARLGSELSHLVVRFRV